One genomic segment of Penaeus chinensis breed Huanghai No. 1 chromosome 13, ASM1920278v2, whole genome shotgun sequence includes these proteins:
- the LOC125031807 gene encoding aldehyde dehydrogenase, dimeric NADP-preferring-like, with amino-acid sequence MYRENRQIFLDALKSDLNKPKLEATMMETHHLEDDVNFILNRLDKWVRTEEVPSKVPLDKSLIYNEPYGVVLVMGAWNYPLQLTMLPVAGAIAAGNAVVIKPSEVSAATASAIAKLVPQYLDKDCYPVVCGGIPETTELLKERFDYIFYTGSTTVGKIVRDAANKFLTPTTLELGGKSPCYIDNTVDITVATKRILWGKMINLGQTCIAPDYILCSKEVQEEFLKTAKEVLKQWYGDDARESKDLCRIVAERHVERLATYLDGGKVAIGGKYNVEEKWMEPTLLVDVDEKSKVMTEEIFGPILPIINVKNHVDAIEFINKREKPLALYVFSTKKDRQEMFMRQVPCGGVTLNDTIFHVASTDLPFGGVGNSGMGSYHGKFTFDTFTHKKACLNRSYNSFIDKAMQFRFPPYTEKGIETLTSLRDKGDGPGVLYYLKITMTHLVSMALGALILYLVLHYAQVRV; translated from the exons ATGTATCGCGAAAACAGGCAGATCTTCCTCGATGCTCTCAAATCCGATCTCAATAAG CCAAAGTTAGAAGCCACCATGATGGAAACCCACCACCTTGAGGACGACGTGAATTTCATCCTTAACCGCCTGGACAAGTGGGTGCGCACGGAGGAGGTGCCTTCGAAGGTGCCCCTGGACAAGAGCCTTATATACAACGAGCCCTACGGTGTGGTGCTGGTGATGGGGGCCTGGAACTATCCCCTGCAGCTCACCATGTTGCCCGTGGCAG GAGCGATCGCAGCGGGCAATGCCGTTGTGATCAAGCCTTCCGAAGTCTCAGCCGCCACAGCAAGCGCCATCGCCAAGCTCGTTCCTCAGTACCTCGACAAG GATTGCTACCCCGTGGTCTGCGGCGGAATTCCTGAAACGACTGAACTACTGAAGGAGAGGTTCGACTATATCTTCTACACGGGGTCCACCACGGTCGGGAAAATCGTAAGGGACGCTGCTAACAAGTTCCTGACGCCCACGACACTCGAACTGGGAGGCAAGAG CCCATGCTACATCGACAACACGGTGGACATAACCGTGGCGACGAAGAGGATCCTCTGGGGCAAGATGATCAACCTCGGGCAGACGTGTATCGCCCCGGACTACATCCTTTGCTCGAAGGAAGTGCAGGAGGAGTTCTTGAAGACGGCGAAGGAGGTCCTAAAGCAGTGGTACGGCGACGATGCCCGGGAATCGAAGGACCTGTGCAGAATCGTGGCTGAGCGGCATGTGGA GCGTCTGGCAACCTACCTCGATGGTGGAAAAGTGGCGATTGGAGGGAAATACAATGTGGAAGAGAAGTGGATGGAGCCGACGTTACTGGTGGATGTGGACGAGAAGAGCAAAGTGATGACGGAGGAGATTTTCGGACCGATTCTGCCCATCATTAATGTCAAAAATCATGTGGATGCCATTGAGTTCATTAACAAGAG AGAGAAACCCCTCGCTCTCTACGTGTTCTCCACCAAGAAGGACCGACAGGAAATGTTCATGAGACAAGTGCCATGCGGAGGGGTTACTCTTAATGACACTATTTTCCACGTTGCGA GCACCGACCTTCCATTCGGAGGAGTGGGCAATAGTGGCATGGGGTCTTACCACGGCAAATTCACGTTCGACACTTTCACTCACAAGAAGGCCTGTCTGAACAGAAGTTACAACTCGTTCATTGACAAGGCCATGCA ATTCAGGTTTCCGCCTTACACAGAGAAGGGCATAGAGACGTTGACATCACTACGAGACAAAGGCGATGGCCCTGGAGTTCTCTATTACCTCAAGATAACCATGACCCATTTAGTGAGCATGGCATTAGGAGCACTTATACTCTACCTTGTTCTTCATTACGCCCAAGTTAGGGTCTGA